From the Chloroflexus aurantiacus J-10-fl genome, one window contains:
- a CDS encoding YbjN domain-containing protein, translated as MTGAQPEELVYPAHVNRAWLFQLYNDAYFDVELDSDGDVCLRQGFRVWVFPIREGEQIRFMSQFRANPDRDLADRILYVNRINDELHIVRSYVDRSGDIGFDGYLVVSGGVTRRNIIFATRTFIDHVRAALAKDETDVIA; from the coding sequence ATGACTGGCGCCCAGCCTGAAGAGCTTGTCTATCCGGCACACGTCAACCGAGCGTGGCTATTCCAGCTTTACAACGACGCCTACTTTGACGTTGAACTGGACAGTGATGGTGATGTTTGTCTCCGTCAGGGTTTCCGGGTTTGGGTCTTTCCGATCCGTGAGGGCGAGCAAATTCGTTTCATGTCTCAGTTTCGCGCCAACCCTGACCGTGATCTGGCTGACCGAATACTGTACGTCAATCGTATCAACGACGAGCTGCACATTGTACGAAGTTATGTTGATCGCAGTGGCGACATTGGCTTCGACGGCTATCTCGTGGTGTCTGGTGGTGTCACGCGACGGAATATCATCTTTGCTACCCGAACGTTCATTGACCACGTGCGTGCGGCTCTGGCAAAGGATGAAACCGACGTGATTGCCTGA